From Erwinia pyri, a single genomic window includes:
- the cmk gene encoding (d)CMP kinase, with product MTAIAPVITIDGPSGAGKGTLCKAMAEALQWHLLDSGAIYRVLALAALHHQVDITSEEALVPIAAHLDVRFVSTQGEMQVILEGEDVTSEIRTQDVSNTASKVAAFPRVREALLRRQRAFRDTPGLIADGRDMGTVVFPDAPVKIFLDASSEERAHRRMLQLQEKGFSVNFERLLSEIKERDDRDRNRAIAPLIPANDALVLDSTSMSIEQVIETALNYARKTLSLPQ from the coding sequence ATGACGGCTATAGCCCCGGTGATCACCATTGATGGCCCAAGTGGTGCGGGTAAAGGGACCTTGTGTAAAGCGATGGCGGAAGCCTTGCAATGGCACCTTCTGGATTCGGGCGCGATCTATCGCGTGCTGGCGCTGGCCGCTTTGCATCATCAGGTGGATATCACTTCTGAAGAGGCATTAGTGCCGATCGCGGCGCATCTTGACGTTCGCTTTGTCTCTACCCAGGGAGAAATGCAGGTCATTCTGGAAGGTGAAGACGTAACGAGCGAAATTCGCACCCAGGATGTCAGCAATACCGCCTCTAAAGTGGCGGCTTTTCCCCGGGTACGCGAGGCTCTGCTTCGTCGCCAGCGCGCCTTCCGTGATACCCCCGGCTTAATTGCTGACGGGCGTGACATGGGCACCGTGGTCTTCCCGGATGCGCCGGTAAAAATCTTCCTTGATGCCAGTTCGGAAGAGCGAGCGCACAGGCGTATGCTACAGTTGCAGGAAAAGGGCTTTAGTGTTAACTTTGAGCGCCTTTTATCTGAGATAAAAGAACGTGATGATCGCGATCGTAATCGCGCCATTGCGCCGCTGATACCGGCAAACGATGCGCTGGTGCTGGATTCAACCAGCATGTCAATTGAGCAAGTTATTGAAACTGCGCTCAATTATGCGCGTAAAACGTTATCGTTGCCGCAGTGA
- the aroA gene encoding 3-phosphoshikimate 1-carboxyvinyltransferase, producing MQESLTLQPIALVDGTVNLPGSKSVSNRALLLAALAKGTTRLTNLLDSDDVRHMLTALKALNVSFTLSKDRTVCEVVGQGAPLRAEGPLELFLGNAGTAMRPLAAALCLGGNDIVLTGEPRMKERPIGHLVDALRQGGAQIDYLEQTDYPPLHLKGGFTGGEVSVDGSVSSQFLTALLMTAPLAPNDTKIVIKGELVSKPYIDITLNLMRTFGVEVINDSYSVFKISGNQQYVSPGDYLVEGDASSASYFLAAAAIKGGTVKVTGIGRNSMQGDIRFADVLEKMGAIVEWGDDYIACTRGELNAIDLDMNHIPDAAMTIATAALFAKGTTVMRNIYNWRVKETDRLAAMATELRKVGAEVEEGHNYIRVTPPEAIKFAEIGTYNDHRMAMCFSLVALSSTPVTILDPKCTAKTFPDYFEQLARISKLA from the coding sequence ATGCAGGAATCCCTGACCTTACAACCTATCGCGCTGGTAGACGGCACCGTTAATCTGCCCGGCTCGAAAAGCGTTTCTAACCGCGCTTTATTACTGGCAGCACTGGCAAAAGGCACAACACGTCTCACCAACCTGTTGGACAGCGATGACGTACGCCACATGTTGACGGCGCTGAAAGCGCTAAACGTCAGCTTTACGCTTTCAAAAGATCGGACTGTCTGCGAAGTGGTGGGTCAGGGTGCTCCTCTGCGTGCGGAAGGCCCATTGGAGCTCTTTTTAGGGAATGCAGGGACGGCAATGCGCCCGCTGGCCGCAGCACTTTGCCTGGGCGGGAACGATATTGTGCTGACCGGTGAGCCACGGATGAAAGAGCGTCCCATTGGTCATCTGGTTGATGCATTGCGTCAGGGCGGGGCTCAAATCGACTACCTTGAGCAGACAGATTATCCTCCTCTGCATCTTAAAGGCGGCTTCACCGGCGGCGAAGTCTCAGTGGATGGCAGCGTTTCAAGCCAGTTCCTCACCGCGCTGCTGATGACCGCACCGCTGGCGCCGAATGACACTAAAATTGTTATTAAAGGAGAGCTGGTTTCAAAACCCTATATTGATATCACGCTTAACCTGATGCGCACCTTCGGCGTGGAAGTCATCAACGACAGCTACAGCGTGTTCAAGATCAGCGGCAATCAGCAATATGTTTCGCCAGGCGACTATCTGGTGGAAGGCGATGCCTCTTCTGCCTCCTACTTCCTGGCGGCGGCGGCCATCAAAGGCGGTACGGTAAAAGTGACCGGTATTGGTCGCAACAGCATGCAGGGTGATATTCGCTTTGCTGACGTACTGGAGAAGATGGGCGCGATCGTTGAGTGGGGCGATGACTATATTGCCTGTACCCGCGGTGAGCTGAACGCCATCGATCTGGATATGAATCATATTCCGGATGCGGCGATGACCATCGCTACCGCAGCGCTGTTTGCTAAAGGCACCACGGTAATGCGTAACATCTATAACTGGCGCGTGAAAGAGACAGACCGCCTGGCTGCGATGGCCACTGAGCTGCGTAAAGTCGGCGCTGAAGTTGAGGAAGGGCATAATTACATTCGCGTGACGCCGCCAGAGGCGATCAAGTTTGCTGAAATCGGCACCTATAACGACCACCGTATGGCGATGTGTTTTTCACTGGTGGCGTTGTCCTCCACGCCGGTGACCATTCTTGATCCAAAATGCACGGCAAAAACCTTCCCCGATTATTTCGAACAGCTGGCCCGCATCAGCAAATTGGCATAA
- the serC gene encoding 3-phosphoserine/phosphohydroxythreonine transaminase — protein sequence MSQVFNFSSGPAMLPAEVLRRAEQELRNWQGLGTSVMEISHRSKEFMQVAEEAEKDFRDLLKIPSNYKVLFCHGGARAQFAAVPMNLLGSKTTADYVDGGYWAHSAIKEALKYCTPNVIEAKTTVDGLRAITPMSSWALSDDAAYVHYCPNETIDGIAINEEPDFGDKVVVADLSSTILSTPLDINRYGVIYAGAQKNIGPAGLTLVVVREDLLGKAKKELPSILDYQVLNDNDSMFNTPPTFAWYLSGLVFKWLKEQGGVSELDKRNQAKADLLYGTIDSSRFYRNEVVPANRSRMNVPFQLADAALDKIFLEESFAAGLHALKGHRVVGGMRASIYNAMPLEGVQALTDFMIDFERRHG from the coding sequence ATGAGTCAGGTTTTCAATTTTAGCTCCGGCCCGGCGATGCTGCCGGCAGAAGTGTTGCGTCGTGCTGAGCAGGAGCTGCGTAACTGGCAGGGCCTGGGAACCTCCGTTATGGAGATCAGCCATCGCAGCAAAGAATTTATGCAGGTAGCCGAAGAGGCTGAAAAGGATTTTCGCGACCTGCTGAAAATCCCTTCGAACTACAAAGTCCTGTTCTGTCACGGTGGCGCGCGCGCGCAGTTTGCTGCTGTTCCAATGAACCTGTTGGGTAGCAAGACAACTGCCGATTATGTTGATGGCGGTTACTGGGCACACAGCGCAATAAAAGAAGCGCTGAAGTATTGCACGCCAAACGTTATTGAAGCGAAAACCACGGTCGATGGTCTGCGAGCTATCACCCCGATGAGTAGCTGGGCCCTTTCTGACGACGCGGCCTACGTTCACTATTGCCCGAATGAAACCATTGATGGTATTGCCATTAATGAAGAGCCAGATTTCGGCGACAAAGTGGTAGTGGCCGATCTCTCCTCAACTATTTTGTCCACGCCGCTGGATATCAACCGTTACGGCGTGATTTATGCCGGCGCGCAGAAAAACATCGGTCCTGCCGGCCTGACGCTGGTTGTGGTGCGTGAAGATCTGCTGGGCAAGGCCAAAAAAGAGCTGCCTTCCATCCTGGATTATCAGGTGCTCAACGACAATGATTCGATGTTCAATACGCCACCAACCTTTGCATGGTATCTCTCTGGTTTAGTCTTCAAATGGCTGAAAGAGCAGGGCGGCGTCAGCGAGCTGGACAAGCGTAACCAGGCTAAAGCAGACCTGTTGTATGGCACTATTGATAGCAGCCGTTTCTACCGCAACGAAGTGGTTCCGGCTAACCGTTCACGTATGAACGTGCCTTTCCAGCTGGCGGATGCGGCTCTGGATAAAATTTTCCTGGAGGAATCTTTCGCCGCCGGGCTGCATGCGCTGAAAGGCCACCGTGTAGTGGGCGGGATGCGCGCCTCAATTTACAACGCGATGCCGCTGGAAGGCGTGCAGGCGCTGACTGATTTCATGATCGATTTTGAGCGCCGCCACGGTTAA
- the ycaO gene encoding 30S ribosomal protein S12 methylthiotransferase accessory factor YcaO, with protein MTQTYIPGKDAALEDSIARFQQKLQDLGFNIEEASWLNPVPHVWSVHIRDRDCPLCFTNGKGASKKAALASALGEYFERLSTNYFFADFWLGNKIANGDFVHYPNEKWFPLPEDDSLPAGILDERLKAFYDPEQEVSASDLIDLQSGNADRGICALPFTRQSDLQTVYIPMNIIGNLYVSNGMSAGNTANEARVQGLSEVFERYIKNRIIAESISLPLIPQAVLDRYPGVVESIAKLEAEGFPIFSYDASLGGHYPVICVVLFNPANGTCFASFGAHPDFGVALERTVTELLQGRSLKDLDVFTPPTFDDEEVAEHANLETHFIDSSGLISWDMFKDDADYPFVDWRFSGTTEEEFATLMAIFKAEDREVYIADYQHLDVYACRIIVPGMSDIYPAEDLLLANNSMGAYLRETLLSLPETQWEKEDYLALIERLDEDGHDDFTRVRELLGLATGKDNGWYTLRIGELKAMLALAGGDLDQALIWTEWTMEFNSSIFTPARANYYRCLQTLLLLSQEEERDPVQYHTAFVRMYGLDAVEAASAAISGEAPFYGLQTVDEDLMAFPAHQSLLAAYEKLQQAKRLNWK; from the coding sequence ATGACGCAAACGTATATTCCAGGCAAAGACGCCGCGCTGGAAGACTCCATCGCACGCTTTCAGCAAAAATTACAGGATCTGGGCTTTAATATTGAAGAAGCTTCCTGGCTGAACCCGGTTCCTCATGTCTGGTCGGTACATATCCGCGACCGCGACTGCCCGCTCTGTTTTACCAACGGTAAAGGTGCCAGCAAAAAAGCGGCCCTGGCCTCTGCGCTGGGCGAATATTTCGAGCGCCTCTCCACTAACTACTTTTTTGCCGATTTCTGGCTGGGCAACAAAATTGCCAACGGTGATTTTGTTCATTATCCCAACGAAAAATGGTTCCCGCTGCCGGAGGATGACAGCCTGCCTGCCGGTATCCTGGATGAGCGCCTGAAAGCCTTTTACGATCCTGAGCAGGAAGTCAGCGCCAGCGATCTGATCGATCTGCAGTCCGGCAACGCCGACCGCGGCATCTGCGCCCTGCCTTTCACCCGTCAGTCCGATCTGCAAACCGTCTATATTCCCATGAACATCATTGGCAACCTCTACGTTTCTAACGGGATGTCTGCAGGGAATACCGCTAACGAAGCTCGTGTGCAGGGACTTTCTGAAGTCTTTGAACGCTACATTAAAAACCGGATCATTGCGGAGTCCATCAGCCTGCCGTTGATCCCGCAGGCGGTGCTGGATCGTTATCCTGGCGTGGTGGAGTCTATTGCCAAACTGGAAGCGGAAGGTTTCCCAATCTTCTCTTACGACGCTTCCCTGGGCGGCCACTATCCGGTGATCTGCGTGGTGCTGTTTAATCCGGCAAACGGCACCTGCTTCGCCTCTTTCGGTGCGCACCCGGACTTTGGCGTCGCGCTGGAACGTACCGTTACTGAGCTGCTGCAGGGCCGCAGCCTGAAAGATCTGGATGTCTTCACGCCGCCTACGTTTGACGATGAAGAGGTGGCAGAGCATGCCAATCTGGAAACGCACTTTATCGATTCAAGCGGCCTGATTTCCTGGGACATGTTCAAAGATGACGCTGACTATCCGTTTGTGGACTGGCGTTTCAGCGGCACAACCGAGGAAGAGTTCGCCACATTAATGGCGATCTTCAAGGCGGAAGATCGGGAAGTGTATATTGCCGATTATCAGCATCTGGACGTCTATGCCTGCCGTATCATCGTGCCGGGGATGTCTGACATCTATCCTGCTGAAGATCTGCTGCTGGCCAATAACAGCATGGGCGCTTACCTGCGTGAGACCTTGCTCTCTCTGCCTGAAACGCAGTGGGAAAAAGAGGATTATCTGGCGCTGATCGAACGCCTGGATGAAGATGGCCACGACGACTTTACCCGCGTTCGTGAACTGCTTGGTTTGGCGACCGGAAAAGATAATGGCTGGTATACCCTGCGTATCGGCGAGCTGAAAGCGATGCTGGCGCTGGCTGGCGGCGACCTTGACCAGGCGTTGATCTGGACCGAATGGACCATGGAGTTCAACAGCTCCATCTTCACGCCGGCCCGTGCAAACTACTATCGCTGCCTGCAAACCCTGCTGCTGCTGAGTCAGGAAGAAGAGCGCGATCCGGTGCAATACCATACTGCATTTGTCCGCATGTATGGTCTGGATGCGGTAGAAGCGGCCTCTGCCGCCATCAGCGGTGAAGCGCCTTTCTATGGCCTGCAAACTGTTGATGAAGATCTGATGGCCTTCCCTGCTCACCAGTCGCTACTGGCAGCCTATGAGAAACTCCAGCAGGCGAAACGCCTTAACTGGAAGTAA